The following nucleotide sequence is from candidate division KSB1 bacterium.
TCGTGGTGGTGTACCAATGAGCGAATCCAAAAAAACAAAACAAAACCCATCGCTATCGGAAAAGTCGCTTTTTGTCTAAAAATAACAACAGAGGCAATCGCAAGCAGCATCATAATAATCAAGATTGAGTTCCTCTTCCCTTCCCGTGATTTCGTGATAAACGTCTTGAAGGAGTTGGAGGCTTACCTCCGTGCCTTCCCGCTCCCCAATTACGGCGAGATCGCCGCTAGGGCGTTCTTCGGACGGCTCGATTACGTCGTCAGCGGTCATAGGTTACTCGTCCGGCGGCCCAATTTCTGATCTAACGAATTCTAGGTAAGCCGCTGTGCGGAAGCTTCATCATGCTACCTCAAGGTATTAGTAGCGACCTGCTCGGTCAACCATCGGTGACAATTTTTGGTTTCCCTTGCTATTGGGACGCCCGGTTGTTCAGACGGGCGGTCCTCACGACGACCGTCTGGAACGTATGCGCCTGTACTGAAAGCCGAAATTGGCGCGGTTTTATCTGGCCTTGCGGGAAAGGGCTCCTCAGACAGAATACGGCGTTCTGTCCCAACTCCGTTCACAGGTTTGCCCCCTCAAATCGCTCCGCTCCTGCGCAGCAGTTCCGCCACCGCCTCGGCGAGCTTGCGGTAGCCTTGGGCGTTGGGGTGGATGGCGTCGCTCTTGAGGTTGGGTTGCTTGAGGATGGCGGGCAGGGTCTCGCCGTCGTAGGGGACTTCCAGCTCCTCGGCGAGCTCTTCGTAGAACCCGGCGCTGCGGCCCAGGATCAGGCCCAGGTTGGGCACGCCCAGGAGCACCACCGCCACGCCGCGCTCCCGGGCCAGGCGCACCATGGCGCGCAGGTTGGCCACGGTGTCCTCCCGGGCCCGCCGCTGCAGCAGGTCGTTGCCGCCGTGGATCAGGACCAGCAGGTCCGGCGCGCTGTCCCGCAGCACGCCGGGCAGGCGCGCCAGGCCCTCGGCGGTGACCTCGCCCGGCACCCCGGCGCGCACCACCCGGCGCCCGATGAGTTCCTGGAGCACCGCCGGATAGCTCGCCTCGGCGCGCGCGCCGGTGCCGTGGGTGAGGCTGTCGCCGAAGGCCAGCACCACGCCATCCGCCGGCAGCTTGGCGAGCCTGGGCGGCCCGGAATCGCAGGCCGCCAGCAACAGTAGGCCCGGGAGCGCCGCGAGCAACAGCAGGCCCGGGAGCGCCGCGAGCAACAGCAGGAGAGATCGCGCGAGAACGCGCGGGATGGCGATGGCCGGCACTGGCGGCTGGCTCATCAGTCCAGGCTGAAGAAGGCCTTGCCGACGATGCTCCAGCCCACGGCGGCCTTCTGGAGCGTTAGGTAATCGGTGTACCGGCGGCCCTGATAGCGGACCTCGACCTTCGCCATTGCGACGGAGCCGGTGCGGTCGATAGAGACGAGGCGCATGTCGAAGGGCTCGCCCTCGGCCTTGGGGACCGGCACGCTTGCGATTTGATCGAGAAAGCCGGACAGGGGAAATTCGTGGCTTTCGCCGCGGCTCTCTCCGAACAGCCAGCATTGCGGGTGAAAGATCCGCCGCAGGCGTTCGACGTCGC
It contains:
- a CDS encoding nuclear transport factor 2 family protein, producing the protein DVERLRRIFHPQCWLFGESRGESHEFPLSGFLDQIASVPVPKAEGEPFDMRLVSIDRTGSVAMAKVEVRYQGRRYTDYLTLQKAAVGWSIVGKAFFSLD
- a CDS encoding arylesterase; its protein translation is MSQPPVPAIAIPRVLARSLLLLLAALPGLLLLAALPGLLLLAACDSGPPRLAKLPADGVVLAFGDSLTHGTGARAEASYPAVLQELIGRRVVRAGVPGEVTAEGLARLPGVLRDSAPDLLVLIHGGNDLLQRRAREDTVANLRAMVRLARERGVAVVLLGVPNLGLILGRSAGFYEELAEELEVPYDGETLPAILKQPNLKSDAIHPNAQGYRKLAEAVAELLRRSGAI